The Nitrospirota bacterium nucleotide sequence GGAAGTTATGGGCGTGGAACATCTCCCTGAAGAAATCAGGTCCGCCTCAACCATCGCAAAGGGGATTGCCGTGCCGTCCGGAGGCATGGACTTTGAGAAAATGATGGAAGACATGGAAAGGGCATACCTGCTTAAAGCCCTCGAACAGACAAACGGTGTCAAGACCGAAGCCGCAAAACTCCTCAACCTCACCTTCAGATCATTCAGACACAAACTGAAAAAGTACGGCATTGAGAGAAAGATAATTACGGATTAGGCATCGATACAGAGAATCAAGAAGGTCACGCAAGCGTGTAGACCACCAGCCCTAACGCCGCTGCATCTCCGGCAGTCGGAGTTCCCCCCGCTCGATCATTCCAATAAATTCTTCAACTGATGCTTCAGCTTTGGCCATAATAGTTCATCCTCTCTGAATAAAATTCCGTGCCCCTGCACGATTCATGGTCTCGTGCAATATCCGGATTAAAAACGCCTTGGGGAAAATGTGTTGAAACTTCAATTAATGGTGCTATTCTGCGGGCTATGGAGTTTTCCAGAAACAATACGTTGTCATTCAGATGCCGGTCAATATAAGAGACTGACAGAAACAGATTGTTCAGATGATCGAAGTCACGATCTGTTGTCAGTAAAGTCGCGTTAAGAGCGGAAGCTGTTGCTGCAATCCAGATATCGTTATTGCTCAAACTGCATATTCAGTTCTTAAGGTCCCGCAATATTTCTTCAATAGATTCATCGCCGGGCCATTGTGCCCAAATCTTTTGCAGCCAGTCTTTTCTGTCCAGCTTCAGCAGGACTTCGCCAAAAAGCTCCATGTCAGTGAATGCCTGCGGCGTCTCCGAGAATATTTCTTCGCCGGGTTTTCTTTGTTCTTTATCACATGAGCGTCCAGCAGCAAACCGCGCTCGGCGCAGTCGGTAAGACTGCCCATAAGATCGAGCAGGGCCTTTACCGAAATAGTGCCATCGGGCGTCGCAAGACCTTTGAGTTTAATTTCATACTTAACGGTTTTCATGACCTCACTACTTATAGATGATTGCCTTTGTCAGATAACATGACAGTAACAAAATGAAAAATCAATATCTGGTCACTGCTCAACTAACCGCGTCCTGCAACGTTGCCTCAAGAATTTTCCGGCTGGTCGTAGTGTTGTTGTTGATCCGTGCCTCCATCTCATCGCAGAGCGCCATCAGTTCATCCACCTTCGCCGCGATCCGGTGTTGTTCGGCAAGAGGTGGAAGGCCAAGCGGAAACGCACGAACAAGCCCAGAATTTAGGTTCAACTGAGCCATCCCACGAGCCTTTTTGATAGCATAGGTTTGAAGAGTTTGGAATAAGATAAAAAAGAATTGTGATAGCAAAGGGATAATGGCCC carries:
- a CDS encoding restriction endonuclease subunit S produces the protein MLSQFFFILFQTLQTYAIKKARGMAQLNLNSGLVRAFPLGLPPLAEQHRIAAKVDELMALCDEMEARINNNTTTSRKILEATLQDAVS